TGCGTCAGAATGCAGATCTGAAGCACTTGAGTCGTCGGAAGCTGCCAGTTCCAAAGGTGAACACACGATGGGGCTCTCAAGATCTGCTTCGTCTCCTTGTCCCACGCGTGATACTGCAGTTCCGGAACAGCCCGCAGTATCAAGGGTCTCATCTTCTGCAGACTCGGTTGACAAGAGAGCATCCTGCACTTCTCGAACACTTGCCTCATAGAGAGCTCTTACGTTTCTGCTTCTTTTCCACTTGTTTGTTTCTGCGGGGTTCATTTCACAGTTTGCGAAGCACAAGCTACCCGAGCGGAGCTAAAAGCACGGCGACACACAGGACGAAACACGCCACGCCATGAACGATACAAAAGGGCTCAATTCGAAACACCTACACGTTTAGCAGTGCCGCCGGCCGAAACACCGTCTACCACTTCAATTGTTGTCACACATTTTCATTGAATGACGATTTCACGGCGGTAGACAACAGAGGAAACAGCAGGCCAGTGGGTGAACGATGGCACTGGTGATTGGTGGCTTGAATTGGAGACAATTGGAGACGTGCAGCTCGAAGACATAATTTGTGACAGGCAATGATTTCAAATATTATAAAACATACTTTTAAATAAGTATCTACAGACAGGATGTGTAACCAGCCGCAAATAAGTAACATGAGTGATCTACAATACAGCCGCTCCGCTCCCGTTACTGTACAGTAGCGCCACGCCACTTCGTCGTCGTCGATCTCAGCGATGTACCTCGCGACCTCGCGACCCTCGATGACAGCCCTTTGCTTCCGCCTGGATCACGGAGCACGTTGCCGTTGTCAGTTGTCGATTTGGAGCTTCGCAGTTGCAAGAATTTGCAGGTACGTAATTATCACTCACTTCCATATCGCGAAGCAGCAGCGGATGTTCTATATTTCCTTGCAAGTTATTAGTTTGTCTCCTCGAGAAATCTCTTCTCGCGGCACATTTTAGCGTCAGGGCTTTGCCACGACAAACGCCTGAAACTGCAGAGCTCAGAATTTACACGAAATGTtctctctttttgtgtgtgtgtgggaggggggtTATGCTACCTTGCGAATGAATAAATGAAGCAATAGCATTTAGGGTGCCCGAAGGGGCAGACTTGTTTTCGAAAGTTTTGTGGTGAGAGAGCGGGAACGCGAGCACAATCCGAAACTTTAGGTTTAGGGTGGCGCAACGGGTTCTACTACCCTGAGGCTATGAGCTTTTACGAATGTTTTCGTCGTTCACATAGTAACTCAGAGTAGGTATATTACATTGATTTAATAAGCTCAGCCTACGCCTTCCGATCGAACTGCAATTATTGCGTGTCACCCCGCCATAAGTACTACGCGTACAGATAATCCGAAGCAGATGCAAGAAGTGCTAATTCTTTTCATACGAGAATTTGGTGAAACGCTCAACACACACTTGTGACTGCCGAACGTTCTCGCGGAACGAACTCAAGTGGTTCGACCACTTGTGTGCATAATGGTGTGCTGATACGAGTTGAATGCTCAATCTAGAACTATATGGGTGTTGTTTTCACGCAGTGGATTGGACCGAATCAGCCTGTGGTTATACATGATGTCAAGATTTGTCGTGGTGGAGTTTCCTGCAGAAAATAGGGTGGCTATTGTCCCTGACACATGGCTTCTGAACTCTGGCAAGCTTTGTTCATGGCCGCCAAAATCCTGGTCTGATGGCAAAATAACTGCTGCTGTGAAGACGAAGAAACCACCTGAAAGCGGATGGTGTATCGTGCCATCACGGCGTTTATCTAAATGCGGTATGCTACTATGTCGTCATCCTATCTTGCTGCGTGTTAATTTTTCGTTTGacattgcattgcattgtaGGCAAAAGTACTGACCATTACGATCATCACTGCAATGTTGTGGCATACCTTAGTTAGAGACTTCCATTTAAATTTACCAGCTGCGTTTATGTAAAGTCTATCCTAGGCCGCTTAGAGaaaatttgttttcttttattgcaGCTACTTACAAGCAGGCCTTGCGACGCCAAGAGCGATGCCAGTATACGTCCCACTGTGATTCTACCAGTAATGATACTGACTCAGAAAATGGTGatgatttatatatatattagtaaGACTTTCATAAGGCATTAATATGACTTTCCATGGAGTTCATACGAACAAGTGTGTGCTACCTTCTGGTGGGAGGGGGTTGCGGGAAGGGAGTGGTTGAGGTTAACCTTCTCAAGTAGTGGCTGCGTGTGCCCAAGTTGTGTTGCTTCATCCACATACCTTCTGCAGCTGCTCAGAGGACTTCCGCCACCAATACATCATCAGCCCTTCCTGTGCCACCAAAGGGGAAGTTACCAGCACCACGGACACTTTTGCAGACAGTGAACCACAATGCCAAGAAATGTAGGTTTACAAAGGTGTTTATGATTGTATGCGATTCATGTTGCACTCTGTGTAGCCACAGCAACAGCTGCTGACGTCGATATGGATGTGTCAGATAACGAAACTCAGCAATGTGCAGAGACGGAGGAAATGAGTAGGCCACTTTTGATTGTGCAGAACTTTTGCTGCTTCATGAAATGCTCAGTTACTTGCTGTGCTTTACTGATATGAGATCCCAACTGTAGGCATGCCCTCTGAACCATCCTTGACTCCGAATCAGAAGAAGCGTCCTACTGCTGCACGGGACTTTGCATCCAAACCGCTGTCGACTACAAGTCACCAAGAAAAACATCCTTCCAATGGTGTTCTTGAACTGAGTCCACATGAATGTAAGGCGAAAGTACGGAGGCCCAACAGATATTTAAATGGTTATAGCATTTCTTGCAGCTGACGGGAGGAAGACACCGCCAGTAACATTGGAGGCACTTGCCCGTGAGTTGAGTGGTAGCCACAGAGACTTAAAGGAGACCACACAACCAGTGTTCTCATCAGCTTCATCACAAATTTTTGAATTGTTGTGGTCAGAGAGTCCTTGAAATTGTAAAAAAATATGAAATTTCCTGTTCCCAGCTAACAGTTCTCCCTTTCCTTTTGTAGCTCTCGATCGTCACATCTTGAAATGTTTTGCGGAGGCCAAACAGCAGAACAGAGAAATATTGAGCACTCTGCAGGACATAAAGCAAGCTCAGCTGGATGTTTTCCACCGCCTTTCACAACTCCAGAGCCAAAGTACTGCAGACCTAGTTGAGGATACGTTTGACGTCGATGACCTACGCCTCCCGCTAAGGACAATGGAGGCATTCAGAGCAGCTGAGAAGCAGCTTGAAGACAAATGTGCGCGTCAAACACTGGTATGTCATTACTTTTGTCAGCGTGAAGCCTAGGCACACCTTTAAATATGCCTTATTATAAATGATTATTATAGATGTGATACACGTGTGACATCGTGCTCTTATTTGCCACGATGTGTGTTTTACAGGCATATTCTGGTGTCTTGCCATCTGTCAAGCGTATCAGTGCCATCTCATTCATAGAAGCATGGTGCTTGCAAAAGTGCATAATATAAAAGGATGTATTTTGTGTGGCTCTACAGCACTGCGAAAATTTGTTTTTGCAGAAAGGGTATCTCAGTGCCTTTGGAGGTGCCACCCTTGAGGGCACAACACGAGTAATCATGTCACGAGTGATGACTCCTGCCCTGCAGGTCCTCTTTAACATGAAGGGAAGGAAAGGCTCAAAACTGCCCTTTGAGGGCACAAACATGGGCTCAGTTGTCGTCGGTAAGCAAAACATTTAAAGAAATTATGCCATGTAGTATATGAAAGGCTCAGTTTCTAGGCTGCTTGGAAGGGATGACCATAGCCAAATGAGCGCTTCCTGCCAGCATCTCTTAACTTCACATATGTGGATCTCGCGCCTCAGTGATGTCAGCATATTTGACATTGTGTATATAGTTCTCAATTTCTGCAAACAAGCTAGCTGTAGAGCACATGGAGTTTACTGCCCTCGATGTTTCGTATTCTCATACTTCTCCTGTCGCATGCATTACAATTCTCTTTAGGTGCAATCGAAGGACGTTCCTCCAACGACAGAGTTGCCATTGAGCACGCTGTGGGGCGATACCTTGCGGGAGCCAAGGACCGTGATGGAGGACGCCGGGCCAGGCTGGAAGCTCCAGCAGCTGCAACGAGTGTGCCTGCAATGCCGCCACCGCTCACCCACTGCACTCCACCGCGTACTTAACATAATCCATTTTGCACTATTACATTCCGTCACGTAGTTAACTGCCTTTCGTATTTTGGCATATATGTACTCTGCAATGCTATAGCGAACAGTGAGGGCAACACTATTGCATTCCACGTATATGGGTCACTATGTTGCATTCATTAACATTGTTGCACTTTTCCATTAGTTTGCATTTTCAATTTCAAAATGGTCTGGAAGGACCAGCACTGTTGCTGAATAAAGTGTTCATCGAAGCAGACCCTTTCGTGTCCGTGGCTGTTGTTAGCACACAAACTACCATGCCCAGCACACAACCGTCACACAGCATATTTCGAGGTGTCTCAGTGGTTCAGTATTAAAATTcatttaaaaataatgaaaatggcAAAAGGGGTTAAAATTGGCAATATGGGAAGTGCACTGGCAATATGGGAAACCAATATTGgcatgccaatattggaccaatattgggccgggtTGCATTTGCaaaattgggccaatattggcatcactaattgccaatattggtccaatgtgggtccaatattggcgtgctgcctGGGCACCTATGGAAGACTTGCCGTATAAGGGATGTGCATCGTGGACGATATGGGAAAGTGAGAGCGTGTACGATTATGCTCCCAGGAGGACGTTTGCTGAGACGCGCCATACAAATGTTATATCATTTAGAACTGGGAAATTAACTAATGAGCCCTTGTCTCATTACGGGGGAGGTTGTTGAATCTTCTAGTTTctcaaacgtaaaaaaaaaaaacagagcgaTAACGGATTCGTAGAAACTCCTCCCGCGCAGGGTCCAACTGTCCAAGGAATGTGACCGTCTCGTGTTACACGAGAGGGACGCGTCCCCGTACGGGATCATATTAccgagagtgtgtgtgtgtttgtccgtGTAACGCGTGTTGTTTGCGTGTTGTTGCGTCTGTCTTGAGTTGGGAATAAAGAAGGTTGGTCCATGCAACCAGTGTCTCTTGTCTAACGCAATATTCTAcaccgtggtcttccatacatctatcggcacccgtcttcaataaATCATAGCAGATATCATGAGAGCTAGttgatggctaggagcgtgctatgtggtgaagttcatttttaacatatttattttctgtgttggattcataaaacaaagtaaggtttgtagtgtctcttagcatgaaaattgtatagtgttcgattagattatgtcacgaggatgatttgatgacagttaaaatgatagattattctcctctgttgttttgattaagaatatcttccttgtagtggtatagattttatttcctcttgtgttcttgtcgttcgtgttccgtggtgttCCATGGTCTCTGcatgctgttcacagttaattacatacaactatcagaacctCCCGCTATTggaatgatggttctcacgtataggagtattaaactttttataataaaacctGTAAtcttgattgtaatcatattgattaagaatatcttctttgtagtgatatagatttgatttcctcttgtgttcgtgtcgttcttgtcgttcgtgttccgtggtcttccagggtctctgctgttcacaattaattacatacctctatcggcacccgtcttcaacaaatcggggcagatatcattagagctagttgatggctaggagcgtgctatgtggtgaagttcatttttaacatatctattttctgtgttggattcataaaacaaagtaaggtttgtagtgtctcttagcatgaaaattgtatagtgttcgattagattatgtcacgaggatgatttggtgatagttaaaatgatagattattctcctctgttgttttgattaagaatatcttccttgtagtggtatagattttatttcctcttgtgttcatgtcgttcttgtcgttcgtgttccgttgTCTTctagggtctctgctgttcacaattaattacatacctctatcggcacccgtcttcaacaaatcggggcagatatcattagagctagttgatggctaggagcgtgctatgtggtgaagttcatttttaacatatctattttctgtgttggattcataaaacaaagtaaggtttgtagtgtctcttagaatgaaattgtatagtgttcgattagattatgtcacgaggatgattttatgatagtcaAAATGATAGATtcttctcctctgttgttttgattaagaatatcttctttgtcgtggtatagattttatttcctcttgtgttcgtgtcgttcttgtcgttcgtgttccgtggtctagggtctctgctgttcacagttatttacatacaactatcagaacctcccgctattgcaatgatggttctcacgtataggaatattagactttttataataaaacctGTAATTTCGATGGtattcatattgattaagaatatattctttgattaaatgtggtgtgcgtttctcgttttgatatggtattcCGTAGCTATTATTTCACTATGTGATGGAGGATATGTCggtttggttctatattaatgctatctgttgatcgtgttgatttgaattatttccttatgtctgcgctattcaattcataagaaactgattaattaaatttatgtcatgttggaatattaaacttagcttccatatcgtgctcgaaattacttgcatctatcagaacttgtaattaaaaatgtaattaaaattcttgtgatgcaatgatggttctcacctctcagactttttataatacaatttgtaattttgattgtaatcgtattgattaagaatatcttctttgattaaatgcgctaCGCCAtcttaattctgattcattgaaaacttgtgtgtatgattactgttaacaaaaaatattgtgtttgatctgtgatacctattcaatgctattgtatcgtacctgtaacaagtatattctttgttacgtgtatggtattatgtttcttctgcttcaggtttttggctgggtttttctcctccaaactgagtcacagcataattcctggcACTATTGACTGaagtaaatatattttcacttgtacttttgtgtatggctatcttttgcatgtctatgcttgcatgtaaaccacccaccgcacacctgttgtagcggaaaacaTTTGtgatggaagtcggcccagataGAAAAATGgcaaaagaagtcggcccaggctgaaaaatacgctactaTATGCGCACGCGTAGCCCTCCCCCCGCccgtaagcgcgcggacaaccctccgcacacgcgccgcccgccggaAAAAAtatgcgagtgaagtcggctcaggggTCAATAAACCCGCCTACCAGTGGGCCCGCTTTTGCTAGGACCAACCCTTTTCTAGTTATGTGAAGAACGAAGACGACGAGGAGGTGGCATCAACGATGGCTCGTGGCGAGGACGAGACCATTAGAACGGACTTGCAGTCCGTGCCTGGACATCGAACTGGCACAATAAACCTTTGACACTCTGACGCTGTTGTCTAGTTATAGATCCGAGAGAGGTTTATAACTCATGTTCACACCTCCGCGCTGCACGAGGTGCCAGATCTGTCCGCGTCCGACACCGGAGCGCAACGCTTCGCACCCATTTGGACTTCACTGGCCCCATTCACTTGACCCCACTTCACGGACCCATCGGACTTCACTGACATTCCTAATCAAGTACCTTTGTACCCTTTATTATTGTACCCTTTTGGTAAGACACGCTGTCCAGTTGTTAGAAAAGCGGGTTTTCGTTCCCATGCACCACGAAATGAGCTAGTGCCAAATTTATCACCTTGCGCATTCTCGTTCAAAACTTGCAGGCGGGAGCGTGGTAAGAACCCGTCGATGTTTTGAAACGTGGCGCGCGTAGAAAGCCGCCACAGGAAGAAAGCGAAATTTCAGAGAAAATTCAGACTCTGACGATGCAGAATGTGGGTCTAACGTTTGGTGCgccgttttcctttttttttttctttgagtttGTCTCCGCTATTCATGGAAATATAAAACATATATAAAATaatacaacaataacaacaataaaaTATAAAACATGTTGAAGCGTTTCCCTTTATATTCTATTACAGACGTCTTTCCAACAGCCGCTCCTGGGAAAAGCAGTTCCAGCAATGATGAACTGCCGACATCAGAGTCAGAAGGCACCACCCCACCGCtgctcagcaacaatcaacagTCATGTTCCAATTTCATGATGCCAGCAAGAAGAGCAGTTTGGAGACACCATAAAGGAGGTATAACCGTTCAACAGAAGCATTTCCTTGCAGATGCCGCGCTTCCTGAATCTATATTGAACATGATAACCCCGTCTGAATTTTTTCAACAACTGTTTCCACCATGGCTGATAGACCGGATCACACACGAAACAACCGTTTTCTCCGTGCAGAAACGTCCTGAGAGGCCTCTCTCTTTTATGGACGACCCGTAATAAGGCTATCCCGCACACGGCTCTACTGGTGCGGAAAGGTCTTTGCGCCGCAGGTTGGGAATATCATGGCGCTGAACAGGTGAGGAAAAATAAAGCAGTCACTTCATTTGAATGATAACAGCAAACAAGGAGAACGAGGAAGCACAAATTTGTAATATAGGCTGCACAAGGTGGACCACTGTTGGAGAGAATCAACAGAGACTTCAACGAATAATTTTTTTGCTTTCAAGGGACACAGCAGCACGAAGCAATAcaacacaaaaaaacaacaacaacaaaaacacacaaatGGGGCTACAAACTCTCTGTGATGAGTGGGGTCAGTGGTTTCCCCTACAACGTGGAAATATATAGTGTACAGGAAGATGTTGTTAGCGACCCCAGCTCAGGCTGCTGGTCGAGTGGGAAAGTTGTCATTGGCCTGTCTGCGACAGTGCCGAGCGACCAAAACTATAAACTCTATTTTGACAATTATTTCAACTCTCCGGCACCTAAAGTGCACCTGGAGCACCGTGGAATTTTCAGAGTTTgcactgtcaaaataaatctaGTGCAAGGAtgcccattaaaaaaaaataaaataaaataagagcGAAACACGGGCGCAGAGGGGACACACCGATGAAACAACGACCTCAATCGATGGAGTCGGCCTCACGTGTGTCCAGTGCTTTGACAATAGGTCAGTGAACATGTTCTCGATGTTCACCGGTGCACAGCTGGtaccacaaagaaaagaagttCGTTGAGATCGACTGTCCAAGTGTGATCATGCAGTAGAACAAGCACATGGGCGGCGTTGAGCTACTCGATTCACTTCTACGCCTCTACAGGATAAACGTCCGGTCGAAGAAATTGTACTTCAAGCTCTTCACCCAAATTCTAGACCTCTTCTTCGTCGTTGCCGCATGGCTTCTGTATCCATGACCCGCGAACCAGAAGAGGACACGTAAGTCCCAACCGCGGAGTTTGCTGTCGTTCAAAGCAGAAGTGGCTGAAGGCTAGACACCAGAGAAGGAGAGAATTGTGCTACGAGAGCATTCTTACACCAGCAGGATAACACCGCGGACAAAACTAAAGGCTGTGCACCACCACCTAGGGAAAGCAAGATGGAAGCTCTATGTGACAAAGCAGGGTGTCAGAAGAAAGGAGAGGAAAATACAAGCTTACAGCACCTAATCAGCGTACTAAAACTGAGAAAGCTCGTCTCAGAGCAGGCAGAACTTTCGGCTCGAACGGCTCGAGTCTTTCAGAGAGTTGCCCGATAAGATCCTGatagactgaaaaaaaaaaaaaaaaaaaaactaaaaataaaaaaagccaCAGAAAGGTTCCGTCTGGGAGACGGTATAGTTTCAGGAAGTTTGCAACAACGCTGCATTTTTATTCCCCGTGTTCATATAAGTTTCTGTCAATCAAGTTCCCCATGCCAACACCAGCAACTGTTATAAGTTGGTTACAGGTTGTTGATGCTTGGCCAGGCTTCACCCAGGAACTTCAGTACCTAAGTGataagtagggttccgcgttttcggttttagtcgaaaaacatacgccgggtaaattttccctcattcggttttaatcgaaaaacatcaaATACATAGGAACATTCCAGGAACcatgacagataaattgctgcacatgcccagcttaagattccaacatgccaagcaggctttcctttattactcttcttttctTAGTATTTGCTATGGTTGGACCACGTGCGACCacattgagtgttccagggcCAATCCTTTTGCCCCGGATCAGGTGCGCTGGTcggaatctcattcttctgccgTTGTAGGTGCCCCACCGCGCTTGTGAAGcttttagggacgtgacgtcaagtAGAATCTCGGTCACCGCACCGGCCTTTAGTTATTTAGTGGAAAGGTTACGACAGTGTATACACCTCCACTTTTCACGTACGGCGGCCCTGTATTTCCGCGGCACCcgagatgggaagaaaaaggaagaaggcCTCGGACTACGTTTGCGACTCGATGCTTAGCGTCGTAAACCGTAAAGAGCGCGCAGCAATGTCTGACAAGAACCTCGGCAAGTATGCTTGCATTTATTACAGTAATCTTAAATGAGTTGTGCTTTCGTTGGTTTTGTGAAT
This portion of the Ornithodoros turicata isolate Travis chromosome 3, ASM3712646v1, whole genome shotgun sequence genome encodes:
- the LOC135388469 gene encoding uncharacterized protein LOC135388469, which produces MYLATSRPSMTALCFRLDHGARCRCQLSIWSFAVARICSGLDRISLWLYMMSRFVVVEFPAENRVAIVPDTWLLNSGKLCSWPPKSWSDGKITAAVKTKKPPESGWCIVPSRRLSKCATYKQALRRQERCQYTSHCDSTSNDTDSENAAQRTSATNTSSALPVPPKGKLPAPRTLLQTVNHNAKKSTATAADVDMDVSDNETQQCAETEEMSMPSEPSLTPNQKKRPTAARDFASKPLSTTSHQEKHPSNGVLELSPHESDGRKTPPVTLEALAPLDRHILKCFAEAKQQNREILSTLQDIKQAQLDVFHRLSQLQSQSTADLVEDTFDVDDLRLPLRTMEAFRAAEKQLEDKCARQTLKGYLSAFGGATLEGTTRVIMSRVMTPALQVLFNMKGRKGSKLPFEGTNMGSVVVGAIEGRSSNDRVAIEHAVGRYLAGAKDRDGGRRARLEAPAAATSVPAMPPPLTHCTPPRT